One Nitrospirota bacterium genomic window, AAAGACGAGGACCGCCGCGCCGGCCGCCAACATGGATATGGACAGGAGCTGGCCCATGCTCAGAGGCCCGAGGACGGTCCCCAACTGGGGGTCGGGCTCGCGGACGAACTCGATGAAAAAGCGCGCCGTCGCGTAGCCAATAATGTAAATCCCCAGGAGAAAGCCGTCAAAGCGGCTTCGCTTCCGCACGCTCCAGAGCAGGGCGAAGAGGACCAGACCCTCGAAGAAGGCCTCGTACAGCTGCGAGGGATGCCGGAGCCCGCTGCCGGGGGCGCCGGGGAAATACATGCCCCAGGGCAGGTCCGTGGGCCTTCCGTACAGCTCCCCGTTTATGAAGTTCCCCAGGCGCCCGAAGGTATAGCCCAGGGGGATGACCGGGATAATGAACTCCGAAAACTTCCAGAAGCCTAGCTTCCGCCGGCGGAGGAAAAAGTAAGAAGCCACGATGGTCCCGGCGAGGCCGCCGTGGTAGCTCATGCCCGAGATGCCCACGAAGCGGATGCCGCCGTCGAAGCGTACGGGGAGAATTATCTCCCAGGGGTGTGCGAGGTAGTAGGCGGGGTTATAGAAGACCACGTATCCCAGGCGCGCCCCGGCGATGAGCCCCAGGGCCGCCCAGACCAGGTAGTCCTCGACGAGCTCCTTGGTGTAGGGAAAATCCTCCCGCTTTATCCTGTAGAGGGCCAGAGCGTACGCCAGGGCGAAGGCCACCACGTACATGAGCCCGTACCAGCCTATCCTGAAGGAGCCCCACTGGACGATGTAGGGGTTTATGTGCTCCGGCAGATGCTGCCAGAAACGCAAAAGCTCATTCATCTGTATCTATCCTTCGTAAGCCGCGCCGAAGTTCCAGCGACCGGCGTATCACCACGTAACTGACTATCGCCGCCAGGGCGGCCACCGCGCTTGAGCCGACCAGGAAAGGGAGCAGAAGGTCCCCCAGCTGCCCCGCCACCGTGCTCATGGTCACTCTTTTCCACTCGATGGACGGCAGGGAGAGGTCCACCCCGAGCATGAGGGAGCCCAGCCAGGTGCAGAAGGTGTAGATGGGAATCATGCTCAAGGGGTTGTTGATGTAGACCGCCGTCAAGAGGACCACCCTGTTGAGCCGGAAGGCCCAGGCCAGCGCGATGCCCAAAAGCGTATGAAGACCGATGAGGGGCGAGAAGCCCACGAAAAGCCCCACGGCGAAGGACACGGCGATGCGGCGGGGCGTGTCCCGCACGCTCAGGACGACGCCGAGCCGCGCCCTCCAGCCCTCGGTCAATCGCATGCCCCTCACCTCGCACCGGAGCTACCGGAAATGCCTGTAACCCTTCGGCTCAAGCGCCCTCTCCCTCCCGTCCGCCGCCCGCAACCGGAGTCCCTCCCCCGGCGTTATCTCTCCCAGAAGCGCACATCCTCCGCCGGGCCTCCGCCCCGGAGGAAGCGTAAAGAGAAGCTCATAGTCCTCCCCTCCCGCCAGAGCCATCTCACGCGGACCGGCCCCCAGAAACCCCGCGGCCTCCCGGAGGGCCGGCGAGACCGGGATGCGGTCCTCCTCGATGACCGCCCCCACGCCGCTTTCCCGTATGAGCCTCATGAGGTCCAGTGCGAGCCCGTCGCTTATGTCCAGCATGGCCGTGGCGGCCTTCCTCCAGGCCCCCGGACGGCGGGCCACCGGCATGAGGTGCCGCCGGAGAAGGGGCTCCATGACCTTCCAGGGAAGGGGCTTCTCCACGGGCTCCTCAAGGGACGGCGCGCTCCGCATCTTCCGAAGGAGCCGGAGCCCCGCGGCCGAGTCCCCGAGAGGGCCCGTCGCATAGATGAGGTCCCCAGGGCGCGCGCCCCTCCTCAGCAGGGGCCGCACCGCGTGCCCGACCACAGTGGCCGAAAGGGACATCCTCGCCCTGGAGGAGGAAACATCCCCGCCCGCCAGAGAAGCCCCGTACAGGGAGAGCGCCTCCTGGACGCCGGAGAGAAGGGCATCCACGAAATCCCAGTCCGTCCGTCCCGGCACGGCCATGGAAAGGAGCACGGAAGCAGGCTCGCCGTTCATGGCGTAAATGTCGCTGACGTTTACGGAGACCAGCTTGAAGCCCAACTGCCGCGGGCTGATGAGCCCGAGGTCGAAGTGCACGCCCTCGAGCATCATGTCCGTGGTAAGCAGGAGCTTTCCCCTCCGGGGAGGCTCCAGGACGGCCGCGTCGTCGCCGATGCCCACGAGGAGCCCTCCCCTTCTGCTTCTGAAACGGGTGCGGATTCTCTCAAGGAGGAGGAGTTCCCCGACCTCCGAGAGCCTCATGGCCTCCGGGCCGTCTTCTCGCGGGCGGCCTTCCTGGCCGGGGCCTTTCTGGCTGGGGACTTCCTTGCGGCCTTCCCGGCCGGCGCCTTTCCGGGCTTCGCGGCGGCCCCCGGCCCCTTGAGGGCGCGGGGGAGGACCTGGTCCATGTCGTCCACCAGGACGAACTCGATGTCCTTCTTGATGTACTTGGGTATCTCCTCCAGGTCCTTCTTGTTCCGCGACGGGATGACTATCTTGTGGATGCCGAAGCGCTTGGCCGCCAGGGTCTTTTCCTTGAGCCCCCCGATGGGCAGCACCCTGCCCTGAAGCGTCACTTCCCCGGTCATGGCGACCTTGCGGTCCACGGGCCTTCCCGTCAGCACCGAGGCCAGGGCCGTGGCCATGGTGATGCCCGCCGAAGGGCCGTCCTTCGGGATGGCGCCGGCCGGCACGTGGACGTGCACGTCCAGGTCGGAGAAGATGCCGGGCTTGATGCCCAGCTTCCCAGCGCGGGAGCGGACGTAGCTCAGGGCCGCCTGTGCGGACTCCTTCATCACGTTTCCGAGCTGCCCGGTGAGGGTGAGGGCCCCCTTGCCCTTCATGGTGGCGGCCTCGATGAAGATGATGTCCCCGCCGGTCTCCGTCCATGCCAGGCCGGTGGCCACGCCCACCTGGTCGGTGAGCATCTCGGCCTCCGGCAGGAACTTCGGCACCCCGAGGAACCTGCTCAGGTTCGCGTTGGTGACGGTGAAGGTCTTTTTCTTCTTCTCCGCTATTTCCCGGGCCACCTTCCGGCAGATGTTGGCTATCTCGCGCTCCAGGTTCCTCACCCCGGCCTCCCGGGTGTACTGGGATGCGATGGAGAGGATGGCGGAGTCCGATATCTTCAGGATCTTGCTGGTGATGCCGTGGGCCTCCAGCTGCTTGGGCACCAGGTAGTTCTTGGCGATGCCCAGTTTCTCCTCCGCCGTGTAGCCCGAAAGGTACAGTATCTCCATCCTGTCCTTCAGCGGGCCGGGGATGGTGTCGGCCATGTTCGCCGTGGTAATGAACATCGCCTTGGACAGGTCGAAGGGCACGGTGAGATAGTGGTCCTGGAAGGCGTAGTTCTGTTCCGGGTCCAGCACCTCCAGAAGGGCGCTGGCCGGGTCGCCCCGGAAGTCCATGCCTATCTTGTCCACCTCGTCGAGCATGAAGACGGGGTTGTTGGTGCCGGTTTGCTTGATGCCCTGGATGATCTTGCCCGGGAGGGCCCCCACGTAGGTGCGGCGGTGCCCCCGGATCTCGGCCTCGTCGCGCATCCCGCCCAGGGACATCCGGATGAACTCCCGCCCCAGGGCCCGGGCGATGGACTTCCCCAGGGAAGTCTTCCCCACCCCCGGCGGCCCGATGAAGCAGAGGATGGGCCCCTTCATCTTGGCCTTGAGCTTCCGCACGCTCAGGTATTCCAGAATGCGCTCCTTGACCTTCTCCAGGTCATAGTGGTCGACGTCCAGGACCTTTTTGGCCTCGGCTATGTTGAGCCTGTCCTTGGTGGACTTCCCCCAGGGCAGCTCCACCATCCAGTCCAGGTAGGTGCGGATGGTTCCGGCCTCGGCGCTGTCGGGGTGCATCTTCTGGAGACGGTTGAGCTGTTTTTCTGCCTCCTTGAAAACCGTCTCGGGCATCTTCGCGGCCTTCATCTTCCGGCGGTATTCCTTTATCTCCTCCTGCCGCTCGTCGATGTCGCCAAGCTCCTTCTGGATGGCCTTCAACTGCTCCCGAAGAAAATACTCCCGCTGGGTGCGGTCTATCTCGCCCCGGGCCTCGGTCTGTATCTTCTGCTGCACGAGGAGGAGCTCTATCTCCCTGCCCAGGATGTCGCTGATGCGCTTCAGGCGCTCCACCGGGTCGGTTATCTCCAGCATCTCCTGGGCCTGCTCGGTCTTGAGCCCCAGGTTGGAGGCCACGAGGTCGGCCAGGCGGCCCGGGTCGTCGAGGTTCTCGATGACCACCATGATGTCCGGCAGGATGCTCTTGCCGAGGTTGACCGCCTTGTCCATCTGCTCCTTGACGGTGCGCACCATGGCCTCCAGCTCCAGGGGCACCTCGGCGACCGGCTTCTCCTCTATCTTCTCTATCTCGGCCGTGTAGTAGGGCTCCTCCTGGCGGAACTCCTTCACGCTGGCCTTGCTCAGCCCCTGAACGAGCACCTTGATGCGCCCGTCGGGGAGCTTGAGCATGCGCATGATGAGGCCCACCACGCCCACGCGGTAGAGGTCCTCGGCGGTGGGGTTCTCCAGCCCGGGGTCCCGCTGGGTCAGGAGCATTATCATGCGGTTGCCGCTCAGGGCCTCGTCGATGGCCTTGATGGACATCTCCCGCCCCACGAACAAGGGCAGGATCATGTAGGGGAACACCACGATGTCCCGCACCGGCAGGACGGGAAGCACATCGGGGATCTGGAGTTCCTTCTCCTCCTTCTCCTCCGGAGCGCCCTGGACGGTCTTTTCCTCCTGCTCCTCAGCGCCTTTGGTCATGTCCTTTTTCATTCTCTCTCAACCTTTATTTTAAAGACTCTATCTCTTTTCTTCGGAAAGGTCAACGTAACCACACCCCCGGAGTATACAGCCCTCGCCTCCTCCGGGTCCACCGCCACGGGGATGCGCAGCACCCTCCTGAAGGGCCGGGCCACCCTCTCCATGCAGACGTATCTGAGGCCTCTTGCCCGCGCGCCCGAGGCCTCGTCGCCCGTGCTTCCCTCGATAAGGACGGTGTCCCCTGTGACGAGGATGTTCAACCGGGCTGCGTCGATGCCCGGCAGGTCCATCTCGAAGACCAGGGCGTGGTCCGTTTCGTAAACGTCAACGGGTGGAAAGGCCGTCGATGCGCGCCTGAGGACGAGCGACCTCACGCTTCCCGGGACCCCTGAAGCCGCCGGGCCGTCTCTATCAGAAACTCCCTGAACCCCTCGCCCACTGCGCCGTTGGCCAGGGCGAAGTCCACGGTGGCCCTGAGGAAGCCCAGCTTGTCCCCGGCGTCGTACCGCCTGCCCCGGAAGACATAGCCGTACAGGGGGCGCCTCCCGGCCAGGACCTTGAGGGCGTCGGTCAGCTGTATCTCTCCTCCGCGTCCCGGAGGCAGGTCCTCCAGGACCTCGAAGATGTCCGGCGTCAGGATGTAGCGCCCGATGACGGCCATCTCCGTGGGGGCGTCCTCGGGCCGGGGCTTCTCCACCAAGTCGGTTATCTCGTAGACGTCCGTGTGGACCTGCTCGCCGGCGATGACGCCGTATTTGCTTATCTCCGCGCGGGGCATCTGCATGAGGGCGACCACCGGATGCTTCACCTCCTCGTGCAAGCGTATCATCTCCCTGAGGAGCGGCTCGCCGGGGGCAATCACGTCGTCGCTCAGGATGACCGCGAAGGCCTCGTCCTTGACGAAGGGGCGCGCGCAGAAGATGGCGTGCCCCAGCCCCAGGGCCGCCCCCTGGCGGATATAGGCGAAGTTCATGTGCCTCAGGCGGTTTATCTCCTCGAGCAGCGTTTTCTTGCCCGCCTTCCGGAGGCTCTCCTCCAGCTCGTAGGCCGCGTCGAAGTGGTCCTCGATGGCTCTCTTGTTCTTGCCTGTAATGATGACGAACTCCTCGATGCCGCAGGCCTCGGCCTCCTCCACGGCGTACTGGATCTGGGGCTTGTCCACCAGGGGGAGCATCTCCTTGGGAGACGCCTTCGTGGCGGGCAGAAACCGCGTGCCCAGGCCCGCCGCAGGGAGAATGGCCTTCTTAATGCCCGATTTCATATAATATTTTACAACCTCTCGTTTGCCTTTCGCAATGAAAGAGCCCGGTTCTTCTGTATAATATGATAATGAAGCACTCAAGGCAAGGGCAGAAGGTGGTGGCCGTCATCGGAGGGCGCCGCGTCAGGGCGACCCTTCTCAGAGAGGCCGAGGAGGCCGGCCGCCTCCTGGCGCGGGCCGGGGCCCTGGTGGTTACCGGCGGGCTCAGCGGGGTGATGGAGGCCGCCTGCCGGGGGGTGCGCGAAGGAGGCGGCCTCGCCGTGGGCATCCTTCCCCAGGACCACAAGGGGAAGGCCAATCCTTACGTCGACGTCGCGGTGGCCACGGGAATGGGCTTCGCCAGAAACGCCGTCATCGCGCGGACGGCCGACGCGGTGCTGGCCGTGGGAGGACAGTACGGGACCCTCTCGGAGATAGCCTTCGCCCTTCAGCTCGGAAAACCCGTCGTGGGCATCGGCACCTGGAGCATAGAGGGCATCGTGCCCGCCAGCGACGCCCGGGAGGCCGTGCACATGCTCCTTCAGGCCCTGGCCTGAGGGAGCGTCGTCCTTTCATGCGTTTCACACTCGGAAAAACAGACGGAAAGGCCCGCCTGGGCCTGCTCGAGACCCCCAGGGGAAGCATCCATACCCCTGCCTTCATGCCCGTGGGCACCTCGGGCACGGTGAAGGCCGTAAGCCCCGATGAGCTCCGGCAACTGGGGGCGCAGATAATCCTGGCCAACACGTACCACCTGTACATCCGGCCCGGCCACCAGACGGTCAGAAGGCTCGGGGGCATCCACAGGTTCATGAACTGGCCCGGCCCCCTGCTGACCGACAGTGGGGGCTTTCAGGTCTTCAGCCTGGCGGCCCTCCGGGAGATAACCCCCGCAGGCGTGCGCTTCCGAAGCCACCTGGACGGCTCCGAGCATTTCCTGGACGCCGAGAAGTCCGTGCGGATACAGTGCGCCCTCGGCGCCGACATCATGATGGCCTTTGACGAGTGTACCCCCTACCCCGCCACCCGGGACTACGCCCTTTACTCCCTCACCCTGACCACCCAGTGGGCCCGGCGCTCCCGCGAGACCTTCGAGAAGGCCGGCCCTCCGGGCTCGGCCCTCTGGGGCATCGTGCAGGGGGGGATGTACGCCGACCTCCGGGAGCGGAGCGCCCGGGAGGTCCGGGACGTGGGCTTCGAGGGCTACGCCGTGGGCGGCGTAAGCGTGGGGGAGCCTAAGGAGGACATGCATGCCGTCATCCGCCTGACCGCCCCCTTGCTGCCCGAGGAGAAGCCCCGTTACCTCATGGGCATCGGAGACCTCAAGGACATCCTGGCCGCCGTGGAGGCGGGCTTTGACATGTTCGACTGCGTGATGCCCACCCGCAACGCCCGAAACGGCACCCTCTTCACCTCCGAAGGACGGGTAAGCATCAAGCGCGCCCAGTACGGGGAGGACACCCGGCCCCTGGACCCCGCCTGCACGTGCTACACCTGCCGCAACTACTCCCGGGGGTACCTCAGGCACATCTTCCTTGCGCGGGAGATACTCTCCATGCGCCTGAATACCATACACAACCTGCACTTTTATCTGGATTTTTTTCGCCTCATGCGCGAGTCTATCGAGAGAGGCGAGTTCGCGGAGTTCGCAGAGCGATGGAAGAGGACAGACTGGTAAGATACGGCCGCTCGGTGCGAAGGGTTCTCCTTCTCACCCTGGGCCTCAATGCCGCCGTGGCGCTGGCCAAGATGCTCTGGGGTTACGTATCGGGCTCGGTGGGCATGTTCTCGGACGGCATCCACTCCCTGGTGGACGGCACCTCAAACGTCATCGGACTGGTGGGCATACGGCTGGCCTCCCGCCCCCCTGACCCCACGCACCCCTACGGGCACCGGAAGTTCGAAACCGTTTTCACGGCCATCATCTCCGGGATGATATTCCTTGCGGCGGCGGGCGTCCTGAGGAGGGCCTTCACGGACCTGACGGGCGAGCACCACCCCGAGGTGGGGCTGGTGAGCTTCGGGGTGATGGGCCTTACCCTGCTGGTCAACATCACGGTGATGCGCTATGAGCTCCGCCGGGGCCGGGAGCTGGGCAGCGAGTACCTGCGGGCCGACGCCATGCACACCAAAAGCGACATCTTCGCCTCCCTGGGGGTGGTGGCGGGGCTGATTCTGACCCGCATGGGGTACCCGTGGGCGGATGCCGTGGCCGGGGCCGTGGTGGCGCTGTTCATCGCCCGCATCGGCGTGGACATACTCCGCAGGGCGGCCAGGGTGCTCGTGGATACGGTGCAGATGGACACCGCGAAAATCTGCCAGGTGGTTTACAGCGTCAAGGGCGTCCGTGACTGCCACAACATCCGCACCCGGGGGATGGAGCGGCACGTGCACCTGGACCTGCACATCCAGCTCGACGCGGACATCTCCCTGGAGGAGGCCCACGCCATCACCCACCAGGTGGAAGACCGCCTGAGGGAGAGCTTCCCGGAGGTGGCCGACATAGTGGTGCACACCGAGCCCACGGACAACATGCCCCGGGGGCCCATCCCCTCGTAGGGGGCTTTTGGCGCAACTGGAAGTGTGCTCGGGACCGCACATTGACTGCGCGGGCGATGGTGTTTCGATAGTGTTTGACAGTCCGGGGGGGTTAATCAGCTGGTCGGGAGTTCGATTCTCCTCCCCGGCTCCACGTTTTTCTGTTGGATCAAGGGCTTATCTGTCCCTCAAGTGCTTCATCTTTTCTCCAAGCGTTTTCCAACTCACCGGCATGCGCCGCAGGCAGTCCTTACATGTTCTATTACCTCACGTCTTTTATAAACCTTCTCTTAAACCATATTCTGAGTGCCCAGGGCTATTTGTGGGACTCTTCCGCAGAAAGCTTCTTCAGGGAATCGTACGCATCCTGCAGGTGGTCCGTAATGGTGTCGAGGTCGAAGCGGTGCCAGTCGAGCTTGGCGGAGTGCAAGGCCGAACGGGCGTCTTGCAAATATGCGGCTTCGGCGCTGCCCTCCGCGGGGTGATAGAGCCTGCCGTCCGCCTCCACAAGGGCGATGCTTTCCCTCAGCAGAAGAAGCACGGCCCTGGCCTTCTGCGGAACGTAGGGGAATATTCCCATCCTCTCGTTGTGGCATCTCTCGCATACGGTCGCCACGTTTTCAGGGCTCAGGACGGTCACGACCATCGAGCCGTGGCATGTCACGCAGGTAGGCCCTTTGCCCTCGGATTCGAGCATCCTGTAATGGTAGCTGCGCGTAAACTCGTACAGCTCCGCGCCGTGGCACTTGCCGCATGTGGCCGGGACGTTCTTGAAGTAGACGCTGCTTTTGGGGTTGCTGGAGCCGAGGACCCCGACGTGTGCCTCTTTCTCCCGGGCGGCATGGGGATTTCCGCCGTGGCACTTGTCGCAGGTCACGCCGTGCTTCTGGTGCACCGAGCCCGTCCACTCGTGCGACCTCACGGCCACGAAGCTGCTTGAGGGGAGCTTGAAGTGGCACCGGACACAGGAGTTCTCCGTCTCTTCGGCCTCGCCCGCCCGGGCCGGCGAGGCCAGGACGCCGGCCGCCACGAGGAGAAAATGTGCTCGACTTTGTCTGAGGAGAAGAACCAGGATATGGCAGAGTTTCGACATCGCCGCCTCCGTTTTCACTTTCTGTTGTAAAGGCGCAGAAGCGCATAGGATATGGCCCATGCTCCCGCGCTCGCAAGGATTAGATAGACCGTCATATCCCCGGGCGCGATGTGGAGCACGTCTATATAGCCGGCGACCACGGCCATGCAAAGGAATACGCCGCCCCCTATGCCGAACGAGGTCATGAAGGGCCTCCGGAGGGGGTTTTCGATGTAATTCTCGGGTCCCCTGGCCCTGTCAAGAAACGGTATCAAGGCAAAGACAAGAAACGACAGGGCCGGGAATATGACGCCGCCGATGGTCTCCGGCGTAATCTTCCCTCCAAAGACCGAAAACGACAGGTCCCCGGGGATTAGTTTAAGAAAACCGTACACCACGAGAAAATACCAGTCGGGCCGCATGACGGGGGTCTCCAACGAGGGCGGCCCGTACTTCTCTATGGGGTTCAGGGGGATATATGTCGCCATCAGGACGACGACGAACAGGAGAAAGAGGTAGAAAGACAGGCTGATGACGGCCTGCTCCGGCCATATGGGGATGCCGATGAGCCTCTTGCCGCCCTCCGCCTCCTTTCTCTTCCGGTTGGCCGCGGGCTCCGTGTGTTTCTGCTTTACCAGTATCACCATGTGGAGGCTGATAAGACCTATGATGACAGCGGGAATCAACATGACGTGCATGAAGAAGAAGCGGGGCACGGTCCCCTCCGAGGGGAACTCCCCCGCAAACAGGAGCCGCGAGACCCAGCCGCCCACCCAGGGCACGGACTTCGCCGTAAAATAGCCGATGGAGGTGGCCATAACGGAGAACTGGCTGTAGGGAAGCAGGTATCCGGTGAAGGCCGCCGCCATCGACATGCCCCAGAGGCTCAGGCCCACCAGCCAGTTTATCTCCCTCGGCTTTCTGTAGGCCGAGGTGAAGTAGACCCTCATCAGGTGGGCGATGACCGCGGCTATCATGACCATCGCCGACCAGTGGTGTATGCGCCTTACTATCATGCCCATGGGCAGGAGGTCTATCTTCACCACGCTTGCGTAGGCCGAGGGGACCATGGCGCCGAAGAGGGAGACCATTTTTATGGAGGGCTCGTAGAGGAACCCCAGAAAGACGCCCGTGACAACGAGGGTTATGAAGGAAAACAGGGCAACCTCGCCGAGGAGGAAAACGGGGTGCGTGGGGAAGGTCTTGGCCAGGAACTTGGCCTTGAACTTCCCCAGCTCGAGCCTTTCGTCGAACCACCTGTAGAGCATGTCGCCCTCCCCGCTTTATACCTGCGGCCCTATGGGGCCCTTGAAGCCGCTCGTAAAGACGAGCCTGCCGTCCGTCGTCACCTTTACTCCTATCTGGGCCAGGGGAATGGGTGCGGGGCCCGCAATGACCTTCGCCCCTTGTGCCGGGTTGAATATGCTGTTGTGGCAGAAACATTCCGTATAGGAGGCGTCCGGCGACCGCTGGTTTTCCACCCACGAAACTATGCACCCGAGGTGCGTGCATATGGCGCTGTAGGCCACAAAGCCCTGGTCCGTAAGCGCACGGTTGGTGGGGGCCTTGAGTGCCGTCTCATGGAGCCTGACGAGCTGCACGAGGTTGGCGGGGTTTGAGGCCTTGCCCTCGGGATAGGCCAGCACGGCGTCGCCCGCTTGGAGCGAGGAGGCCTGGACGGAGGCCCCTTTGCTTTCGCCTTTGGCATAGACAAGGCCGTCGCCCGGCTTGATGGTCGCCACGTAGCCCCCGCCCTTTTTGGCGGGGGACAGGACCTTCAAAAGCGTAAGGGCCG contains:
- the lgt gene encoding prolipoprotein diacylglyceryl transferase, which translates into the protein MNELLRFWQHLPEHINPYIVQWGSFRIGWYGLMYVVAFALAYALALYRIKREDFPYTKELVEDYLVWAALGLIAGARLGYVVFYNPAYYLAHPWEIILPVRFDGGIRFVGISGMSYHGGLAGTIVASYFFLRRRKLGFWKFSEFIIPVIPLGYTFGRLGNFINGELYGRPTDLPWGMYFPGAPGSGLRHPSQLYEAFFEGLVLFALLWSVRKRSRFDGFLLGIYIIGYATARFFIEFVREPDPQLGTVLGPLSMGQLLSISMLAAGAAVLVFRRRHVRRERDSNH
- a CDS encoding DUF2062 domain-containing protein; this translates as MRLTEGWRARLGVVLSVRDTPRRIAVSFAVGLFVGFSPLIGLHTLLGIALAWAFRLNRVVLLTAVYINNPLSMIPIYTFCTWLGSLMLGVDLSLPSIEWKRVTMSTVAGQLGDLLLPFLVGSSAVAALAAIVSYVVIRRSLELRRGLRRIDTDE
- the thiL gene encoding thiamine-phosphate kinase; amino-acid sequence: MRLSEVGELLLLERIRTRFRSRRGGLLVGIGDDAAVLEPPRRGKLLLTTDMMLEGVHFDLGLISPRQLGFKLVSVNVSDIYAMNGEPASVLLSMAVPGRTDWDFVDALLSGVQEALSLYGASLAGGDVSSSRARMSLSATVVGHAVRPLLRRGARPGDLIYATGPLGDSAAGLRLLRKMRSAPSLEEPVEKPLPWKVMEPLLRRHLMPVARRPGAWRKAATAMLDISDGLALDLMRLIRESGVGAVIEEDRIPVSPALREAAGFLGAGPREMALAGGEDYELLFTLPPGRRPGGGCALLGEITPGEGLRLRAADGRERALEPKGYRHFR
- the lon gene encoding endopeptidase La, encoding MTKGAEEQEEKTVQGAPEEKEEKELQIPDVLPVLPVRDIVVFPYMILPLFVGREMSIKAIDEALSGNRMIMLLTQRDPGLENPTAEDLYRVGVVGLIMRMLKLPDGRIKVLVQGLSKASVKEFRQEEPYYTAEIEKIEEKPVAEVPLELEAMVRTVKEQMDKAVNLGKSILPDIMVVIENLDDPGRLADLVASNLGLKTEQAQEMLEITDPVERLKRISDILGREIELLLVQQKIQTEARGEIDRTQREYFLREQLKAIQKELGDIDERQEEIKEYRRKMKAAKMPETVFKEAEKQLNRLQKMHPDSAEAGTIRTYLDWMVELPWGKSTKDRLNIAEAKKVLDVDHYDLEKVKERILEYLSVRKLKAKMKGPILCFIGPPGVGKTSLGKSIARALGREFIRMSLGGMRDEAEIRGHRRTYVGALPGKIIQGIKQTGTNNPVFMLDEVDKIGMDFRGDPASALLEVLDPEQNYAFQDHYLTVPFDLSKAMFITTANMADTIPGPLKDRMEILYLSGYTAEEKLGIAKNYLVPKQLEAHGITSKILKISDSAILSIASQYTREAGVRNLEREIANICRKVAREIAEKKKKTFTVTNANLSRFLGVPKFLPEAEMLTDQVGVATGLAWTETGGDIIFIEAATMKGKGALTLTGQLGNVMKESAQAALSYVRSRAGKLGIKPGIFSDLDVHVHVPAGAIPKDGPSAGITMATALASVLTGRPVDRKVAMTGEVTLQGRVLPIGGLKEKTLAAKRFGIHKIVIPSRNKKDLEEIPKYIKKDIEFVLVDDMDQVLPRALKGPGAAAKPGKAPAGKAARKSPARKAPARKAAREKTARRP
- a CDS encoding Hsp20/alpha crystallin family protein encodes the protein MRSLVLRRASTAFPPVDVYETDHALVFEMDLPGIDAARLNILVTGDTVLIEGSTGDEASGARARGLRYVCMERVARPFRRVLRIPVAVDPEEARAVYSGGVVTLTFPKKRDRVFKIKVERE
- the galU gene encoding UTP--glucose-1-phosphate uridylyltransferase GalU, with protein sequence MKSGIKKAILPAAGLGTRFLPATKASPKEMLPLVDKPQIQYAVEEAEACGIEEFVIITGKNKRAIEDHFDAAYELEESLRKAGKKTLLEEINRLRHMNFAYIRQGAALGLGHAIFCARPFVKDEAFAVILSDDVIAPGEPLLREMIRLHEEVKHPVVALMQMPRAEISKYGVIAGEQVHTDVYEITDLVEKPRPEDAPTEMAVIGRYILTPDIFEVLEDLPPGRGGEIQLTDALKVLAGRRPLYGYVFRGRRYDAGDKLGFLRATVDFALANGAVGEGFREFLIETARRLQGSREA
- a CDS encoding TIGR00725 family protein, producing MKHSRQGQKVVAVIGGRRVRATLLREAEEAGRLLARAGALVVTGGLSGVMEAACRGVREGGGLAVGILPQDHKGKANPYVDVAVATGMGFARNAVIARTADAVLAVGGQYGTLSEIAFALQLGKPVVGIGTWSIEGIVPASDAREAVHMLLQALA
- the tgt gene encoding tRNA guanosine(34) transglycosylase Tgt, with translation MRFTLGKTDGKARLGLLETPRGSIHTPAFMPVGTSGTVKAVSPDELRQLGAQIILANTYHLYIRPGHQTVRRLGGIHRFMNWPGPLLTDSGGFQVFSLAALREITPAGVRFRSHLDGSEHFLDAEKSVRIQCALGADIMMAFDECTPYPATRDYALYSLTLTTQWARRSRETFEKAGPPGSALWGIVQGGMYADLRERSAREVRDVGFEGYAVGGVSVGEPKEDMHAVIRLTAPLLPEEKPRYLMGIGDLKDILAAVEAGFDMFDCVMPTRNARNGTLFTSEGRVSIKRAQYGEDTRPLDPACTCYTCRNYSRGYLRHIFLAREILSMRLNTIHNLHFYLDFFRLMRESIERGEFAEFAERWKRTDW
- a CDS encoding cation diffusion facilitator family transporter gives rise to the protein MEEDRLVRYGRSVRRVLLLTLGLNAAVALAKMLWGYVSGSVGMFSDGIHSLVDGTSNVIGLVGIRLASRPPDPTHPYGHRKFETVFTAIISGMIFLAAAGVLRRAFTDLTGEHHPEVGLVSFGVMGLTLLVNITVMRYELRRGRELGSEYLRADAMHTKSDIFASLGVVAGLILTRMGYPWADAVAGAVVALFIARIGVDILRRAARVLVDTVQMDTAKICQVVYSVKGVRDCHNIRTRGMERHVHLDLHIQLDADISLEEAHAITHQVEDRLRESFPEVADIVVHTEPTDNMPRGPIPS
- a CDS encoding multiheme c-type cytochrome, whose protein sequence is MSKLCHILVLLLRQSRAHFLLVAAGVLASPARAGEAEETENSCVRCHFKLPSSSFVAVRSHEWTGSVHQKHGVTCDKCHGGNPHAAREKEAHVGVLGSSNPKSSVYFKNVPATCGKCHGAELYEFTRSYHYRMLESEGKGPTCVTCHGSMVVTVLSPENVATVCERCHNERMGIFPYVPQKARAVLLLLRESIALVEADGRLYHPAEGSAEAAYLQDARSALHSAKLDWHRFDLDTITDHLQDAYDSLKKLSAEESHK
- a CDS encoding cytochrome bc complex cytochrome b subunit is translated as MLYRWFDERLELGKFKAKFLAKTFPTHPVFLLGEVALFSFITLVVTGVFLGFLYEPSIKMVSLFGAMVPSAYASVVKIDLLPMGMIVRRIHHWSAMVMIAAVIAHLMRVYFTSAYRKPREINWLVGLSLWGMSMAAAFTGYLLPYSQFSVMATSIGYFTAKSVPWVGGWVSRLLFAGEFPSEGTVPRFFFMHVMLIPAVIIGLISLHMVILVKQKHTEPAANRKRKEAEGGKRLIGIPIWPEQAVISLSFYLFLLFVVVLMATYIPLNPIEKYGPPSLETPVMRPDWYFLVVYGFLKLIPGDLSFSVFGGKITPETIGGVIFPALSFLVFALIPFLDRARGPENYIENPLRRPFMTSFGIGGGVFLCMAVVAGYIDVLHIAPGDMTVYLILASAGAWAISYALLRLYNRK
- a CDS encoding ubiquinol-cytochrome c reductase iron-sulfur subunit; translation: MVERRSGGKDEKASTTRRRFTLGLLVASVAGALGSALTLLKVLSPAKKGGGYVATIKPGDGLVYAKGESKGASVQASSLQAGDAVLAYPEGKASNPANLVQLVRLHETALKAPTNRALTDQGFVAYSAICTHLGCIVSWVENQRSPDASYTECFCHNSIFNPAQGAKVIAGPAPIPLAQIGVKVTTDGRLVFTSGFKGPIGPQV